The following proteins come from a genomic window of Proteiniphilum propionicum:
- a CDS encoding helix-turn-helix transcriptional regulator: MDQPKIERILRLMKMLTANNSLTVEEIADRLSVSIRSVYRYIDTFRQAGFVVKKVNNYIKLDSSSQYFRDISELIHFTEEEAYILKSAIESIDDNNLLKQNLKKKLYTVYDYKILAETIVDGKNSRNVKRLVQAIENHQCVVLKKYSSSHGSDIRDRVVEPFSFTTNYEQVWCYCLEDNENKLFRLSRIGSVEISPEPWGHELQHKSGYMDVFRMHSSEKMRVILKLGLRSANLLMEEFPLASKVLQKVSDNEWLLDTEVCSFEGVGRFVIGLIDDIEIMDSPEFQKYIDSRIKK, translated from the coding sequence ATGGATCAGCCTAAAATCGAGCGTATTCTAAGACTGATGAAAATGCTTACCGCCAACAATTCATTAACTGTTGAAGAGATTGCCGATAGGTTATCTGTTTCTATTCGATCTGTATATCGCTATATAGATACATTCCGGCAGGCGGGATTTGTAGTGAAGAAAGTGAACAACTACATTAAACTGGATAGCTCATCACAATACTTCAGGGATATCAGCGAACTAATCCATTTCACAGAAGAGGAGGCTTATATCCTGAAATCGGCCATCGAGAGCATCGATGATAATAACCTGCTTAAGCAGAACCTGAAGAAGAAACTCTATACCGTGTATGATTATAAGATCCTTGCAGAAACCATTGTGGATGGTAAAAACAGCCGCAATGTAAAACGATTGGTACAGGCTATAGAGAACCATCAGTGCGTGGTACTGAAGAAATACTCTTCTTCGCATGGGAGTGATATTCGCGACAGGGTAGTTGAACCGTTCTCGTTTACTACCAACTATGAGCAGGTGTGGTGCTACTGCCTGGAGGACAATGAAAACAAACTGTTCAGGTTATCCAGGATAGGGAGCGTTGAGATATCACCAGAGCCGTGGGGGCATGAGCTGCAGCATAAGAGCGGCTATATGGACGTTTTCAGGATGCACAGCAGCGAAAAGATGCGGGTGATACTGAAACTGGGACTGCGGTCGGCGAACCTGCTCATGGAAGAGTTTCCGCTTGCATCGAAAGTGCTTCAAAAAGTGTCTGACAATGAGTGGCTGCTGGATACGGAGGTGTGCTCCTTCGAAGGAGTAGGACGTTTTGTGATCGGACTGATTGATGATATTGAGATCATGGACTCACCAGAATTTCAAAAATATATTGACTCGCGAATAAAAAAATGA
- a CDS encoding metallophosphoesterase family protein has translation MRILHTSDWHLGKRLEDFPRLEEQQAVMHEICEIAEREKVDVVVVSGDLFDTFNPSTEAIELFYKTLKRLTAGGHRPVIAIAGNHDSPDRIEAPDPLARECGIIFAGYPHSEATPFALDSGLTLLQSEQGFLELQLPETNIPLRVLHTPYANEYRLKTFLGHEDSDEELRTLLQERWESLAQRYCDTRGVNILVSHLFMVKRGDELPEEPEDEKPILHVGGAQAVYTENIPRQIQYTALGHLHRMHQVSSSPSPVFYSGSPLSYSFAEANQKKYVLLTDVMPGNPAVIREVELTRVKPLLRKRAMGVEAALQWLAENPNALVELTLATDTFLTAVDRKNLHAAHPGIVAIIPEVANAENLFTTHHKQIDLSRSVEALFRDYFFHEKGQEPNEEIMQLFTEIMAEEKQ, from the coding sequence ATGAGAATACTTCATACATCGGACTGGCATCTGGGGAAGAGGCTTGAAGATTTTCCACGCCTCGAAGAGCAGCAGGCGGTGATGCATGAGATCTGCGAAATAGCGGAACGGGAAAAGGTTGATGTTGTGGTGGTGTCGGGCGACCTGTTCGACACCTTCAATCCTTCCACCGAGGCGATAGAGCTGTTCTACAAAACCCTGAAGCGGCTGACAGCAGGCGGGCACCGCCCAGTGATTGCCATCGCAGGTAACCACGACTCTCCCGACCGTATTGAAGCCCCCGACCCATTGGCCCGCGAGTGCGGCATTATCTTTGCTGGCTATCCCCATTCGGAGGCTACCCCGTTCGCACTCGACAGCGGCCTTACGTTGCTGCAAAGCGAGCAGGGTTTTCTAGAGTTGCAACTCCCCGAAACAAATATTCCCCTGAGAGTTTTGCATACCCCTTACGCTAACGAGTATAGGTTGAAAACCTTTCTCGGACACGAGGATAGCGACGAGGAGCTACGCACCCTCCTTCAGGAGAGATGGGAAAGCCTTGCCCAGCGCTACTGCGATACAAGAGGGGTAAACATACTTGTTTCGCATCTCTTTATGGTGAAGAGAGGCGATGAGCTGCCGGAAGAGCCGGAAGATGAAAAGCCAATACTGCATGTGGGTGGTGCCCAGGCAGTCTATACCGAAAATATTCCTCGGCAGATACAATACACAGCACTGGGGCACCTGCACCGCATGCATCAAGTGTCATCATCACCTTCGCCCGTATTTTACAGTGGTAGCCCCCTCTCCTACAGCTTTGCCGAGGCAAATCAAAAGAAATACGTACTACTGACCGATGTTATGCCGGGTAATCCCGCCGTCATCCGCGAGGTGGAGCTCACCCGCGTGAAACCATTGCTACGTAAACGAGCCATGGGAGTGGAGGCGGCACTACAGTGGCTGGCAGAGAATCCTAACGCACTAGTAGAGCTTACGCTGGCCACCGACACCTTTCTGACCGCTGTGGACAGAAAAAACCTGCATGCCGCTCATCCGGGTATCGTTGCTATTATCCCGGAGGTTGCAAACGCTGAAAACCTGTTCACCACCCATCATAAGCAGATCGACCTGAGCCGGAGTGTGGAAGCGCTGTTTCGCGACTACTTCTTCCATGAGAAAGGGCAGGAGCCCAATGAGGAGATCATGCAGTTATTCACCGAAATAATGGCAGAAGAAAAACAATGA
- a CDS encoding DUF3575 domain-containing protein, with protein sequence MKKMACILLFMGVVAALTAQQTGIKTNTVFLVTASPNMGIEFGLGEKFSLSIEGGYNPFQLKPELFWKHWFVQPELRRWYCHRYAGSFWGIHTFYAGYNVDVPKITRSRFEGSLYGAGVSYGYSWMLNNKWNLEATIGAGYARMLYDKYECGDCGEKLGSYSRNYYGPSKAAVSLIYFIH encoded by the coding sequence ATGAAAAAAATGGCATGTATCCTCTTGTTTATGGGGGTTGTTGCTGCTTTAACCGCCCAGCAAACCGGGATCAAAACGAATACGGTATTCTTAGTAACGGCTTCACCCAATATGGGGATTGAATTTGGGCTGGGTGAAAAATTCTCGTTGAGTATTGAAGGTGGTTACAACCCATTTCAACTTAAACCGGAGTTGTTTTGGAAGCACTGGTTTGTTCAACCCGAGTTACGCCGATGGTACTGCCACCGCTATGCAGGATCTTTTTGGGGCATACACACGTTTTATGCAGGGTACAACGTGGATGTACCTAAAATAACCAGGTCACGTTTTGAAGGAAGCTTGTACGGTGCCGGCGTATCCTACGGATACAGTTGGATGCTGAATAACAAATGGAACCTCGAAGCAACAATAGGAGCCGGGTATGCCCGCATGCTATACGACAAGTACGAATGCGGGGATTGCGGTGAGAAGCTCGGCTCGTACAGCCGTAATTATTACGGCCCCTCCAAAGCGGCGGTATCCCTTATTTATTTTATTCACTAA
- a CDS encoding tyrosine-type recombinase/integrase: MASIKFKLNKSTQTVKNDYPLTIQILHARSKSIMFTPYHLRKEDYNEQAELALLSCKQSKAEEINSYIAKQRDRLRIIISDLEKRNQPYTAKDILSIYKCGDKGMFLSFIHRLSNELTACNRQSTAQLYMAVSSHLTQFTQRSFVIFSGITEGFVNSFRFYLQNQQLKPNSIQLYLRVFQTLYQKALKEGFQTQAPDPFGDIKLSKHRTLKKAISAHTLRKIATADLPGHPCLVKSRDTFLLSFYMRGMPFVDMAYLQEKNISHNYVCYNRNKTQQPLQVYIEKEMKVILERYRTPGNPYLMSYIDPQKSNSYYTQYRNALRRYNRHLKKIGEILHLDTVLTSYVARHSWATFARDNNIPVSIISESLGHASEEITYTYLASIGQEKIDKSNRKLIKLLGT; this comes from the coding sequence ATGGCTTCAATTAAGTTCAAGTTGAATAAATCCACACAAACGGTAAAAAATGACTATCCATTAACGATACAGATCCTTCATGCGCGAAGCAAAAGTATCATGTTCACTCCGTACCATTTGCGGAAAGAAGATTATAATGAACAAGCAGAACTTGCACTTCTCTCCTGCAAACAATCCAAGGCAGAAGAAATTAACAGTTACATAGCAAAGCAACGGGACCGATTGCGTATAATTATAAGCGATCTGGAAAAAAGAAATCAGCCGTATACTGCCAAAGATATTCTTTCTATATACAAGTGTGGAGATAAAGGAATGTTTTTGTCTTTTATTCATCGCCTTTCCAATGAATTAACAGCCTGTAACAGGCAAAGTACAGCACAGCTTTACATGGCCGTATCTTCCCATCTAACCCAATTTACCCAAAGAAGTTTCGTTATTTTTTCGGGCATCACGGAAGGCTTCGTAAATTCTTTTCGGTTTTATTTACAGAATCAACAGTTGAAGCCCAACAGTATCCAGTTGTATCTTCGTGTTTTCCAAACGCTTTATCAAAAAGCGCTGAAAGAAGGTTTTCAAACACAAGCGCCCGATCCTTTCGGAGATATCAAATTAAGCAAACACCGCACATTAAAAAAAGCGATATCTGCACATACGTTGCGTAAAATAGCCACAGCCGATTTGCCGGGGCATCCCTGCCTTGTAAAGAGCAGGGATACGTTTCTTCTGAGTTTCTACATGCGTGGAATGCCCTTTGTAGACATGGCATACCTTCAGGAGAAAAATATTTCACACAACTATGTATGTTACAACCGCAACAAAACGCAGCAACCGTTACAGGTATATATCGAAAAAGAGATGAAAGTGATTCTTGAAAGGTACCGCACCCCGGGGAATCCCTATTTAATGAGTTATATTGATCCGCAAAAATCCAACTCTTATTACACCCAATATAGAAATGCATTGAGGCGGTATAATCGTCATTTGAAAAAAATAGGAGAAATTCTGCACTTGGATACGGTACTTACCTCCTATGTGGCTCGCCATTCCTGGGCAACATTTGCTCGTGACAACAACATTCCTGTTTCCATTATCAGCGAAAGCCTGGGGCATGCCAGCGAAGAGATTACCTATACGTATCTAGCCTCCATCGGACAGGAAAAAATAGATAAGTCGAATCGGAAACTAATTAAACTGCTCGGAACCTGA
- a CDS encoding fimbrial protein: protein MKKLLLSIVALCLLFTSCDKETEVTKKRTAMSISLVAEAGTRASTDVTQEEENKVTSMTVLIFSATSDVLERKAEIHGITGKITDLTVGNKKIVVIANPSSALKTQLASVTSYADLNDGTKVNLELSSQFQGPADGSMNQTVGLTMTGEATASLSAGDENKVGVTVKRVVAKVKLGTVTITPDVGYDKTKFQLLGVSVQKARSKSMLGFTSHLLPEVSPSLFNYLCGTIISASPNVDYRLTGSAVEGQNTEYFYVMPNNNDTGNCTLLVIKGKYDGNQQYFVFRINDVYDNVNPLTGRFIEANHQYTLNVTLKRLGDGSTDPNVPSDPTSLDVTVTPENWVVVPTQDVTW from the coding sequence ATGAAAAAATTATTATTAAGTATTGTGGCATTATGCCTGCTTTTCACATCCTGCGATAAAGAAACGGAGGTGACAAAAAAAAGAACAGCGATGTCCATTTCACTGGTGGCCGAGGCAGGGACAAGAGCTTCCACGGATGTAACCCAAGAAGAAGAAAACAAGGTAACCTCCATGACGGTATTAATTTTTTCTGCTACATCAGATGTACTTGAGAGAAAAGCCGAAATTCATGGCATTACCGGCAAGATTACCGATCTTACGGTAGGCAACAAAAAAATTGTAGTCATAGCCAACCCCTCATCGGCATTGAAAACTCAACTTGCCTCTGTTACCAGCTATGCCGATTTAAACGATGGTACGAAAGTAAATCTTGAATTGTCTTCACAATTTCAAGGCCCGGCTGACGGGTCCATGAACCAGACAGTAGGATTAACCATGACCGGTGAAGCCACAGCTTCGTTGTCGGCCGGAGATGAAAACAAAGTAGGGGTAACCGTGAAACGCGTGGTAGCAAAAGTGAAACTGGGTACGGTAACCATTACTCCCGATGTAGGCTATGACAAAACAAAATTCCAATTGCTGGGTGTGTCCGTACAAAAGGCTCGCAGCAAATCGATGCTCGGCTTTACCAGTCATTTGCTACCCGAAGTATCTCCCTCGTTGTTTAATTATTTATGCGGCACCATAATCTCAGCTAGCCCCAACGTGGATTATCGCTTAACAGGCTCGGCAGTAGAAGGTCAAAATACGGAATACTTTTACGTGATGCCCAACAACAACGATACCGGCAATTGCACTTTGCTGGTTATTAAAGGAAAGTACGACGGAAATCAACAATACTTTGTATTCCGCATAAATGATGTATATGACAATGTTAATCCGCTTACAGGTAGATTCATTGAAGCCAACCATCAATATACGTTGAATGTAACGTTAAAACGCTTGGGCGACGGCAGCACCGACCCGAATGTACCCAGCGATCCCACTTCACTGGACGTAACGGTTACTCCTGAAAACTGGGTGGTGGTTCCTACACAAGACGTGACGTGGTAA
- a CDS encoding AAA family ATPase translates to MIPIQLTIEGLYSYREKQTIDFGKLTSSSLFGIFGTVGSGKSSILEAITFALYGRTDRLNLSGDNRYYNMMNLRSDTLLIDFIFENGSDQCAYRATVRSKRNSKRFEDVKTPEHTAYKKIGGRWVPIGVNTLEEVIGLSYDNFKRTIIIPQGQFQEFLQLGNRDRTQMMKELFNLHKFEFYYQVVSLESKNNDRKKYVEGQLQQLEYACPEQAVRYESELNDLSEAIEELDRKLGESIKNEESLRNLQELTQKKGEAEMEHKRLSDQEPLFVELEKRINSYEQCVIQFKYLLDSLRDYRKKKEDRKKQINADTQKFNGITSGIDLLEKQIGKLQPAYEKREQLKKKTEDLVRLLQMKELEKSVANEESRLEKGTNIFDETTRNVENLRTAKQQLEVVIKEGRNALPDLALLSEIRAWYNERNSLGKQMSVIDKEIEKYEEQEKEIRESRAKLLADPLFELLPSDAGYTECSYHLKEATEKVKGKQYLLGEQESHLRVKEQLKSYAEALKEGSPCPICGSLHHPGKYKSGDIDEQFKQITVEKQLLEQQLNRIASFGKQFDLLESRYKQSKRDQEEWQGKREILQQTVTNHNRQFVWEKYKEEETLDTAFKRAKQLREELSKHEAALAEKAAQLEKEESNRDRFREELEKIRTSLTIHRTELTTIGQQLTQIRPGDWRESSSGSIEREKDELLKEYVRIEKEYTESSLLLQEQKQRKEALRGSMEINLKELAQEQSVLTKLQHQLDEQLEKSTFGSLDEVVQILSEQIDTEAEKLRLSNFKDHLLRSNSALVQLLKDIGDREYNPDSHQAILAEIVTQRDQIREKTQLKGETAQQLKKLLQDLESQVLLREELNKLEARAENVKTMKSLFKASGFVNYISSVYLQNLCNAANDRFFRLTRQRLSLEITPDNNFQVRDFMNGGKVRNVKTLSGGQTFQASLSLALALADNIQEITRSSQNFFFLDEGFGSLDKESLDIVFDTLKSLRSENRIVGVISHVEEMQQEIDVHLYIENHPDKGSVIHSSWDHA, encoded by the coding sequence ATGATACCCATACAACTAACCATAGAGGGCCTCTACTCCTACCGTGAGAAGCAGACCATCGATTTCGGAAAGCTGACTTCCTCGAGCCTTTTCGGCATCTTTGGGACAGTAGGTAGCGGCAAATCCTCCATCCTCGAAGCCATCACCTTTGCACTCTACGGACGTACCGACCGGCTCAACCTGTCGGGCGATAACCGCTACTACAACATGATGAACCTAAGGTCGGATACTCTGCTCATAGATTTCATTTTCGAGAACGGCAGCGATCAGTGCGCTTACCGGGCAACAGTTAGAAGCAAGCGCAACAGCAAGCGCTTCGAGGATGTGAAAACGCCCGAGCATACCGCCTATAAAAAGATCGGCGGCCGGTGGGTACCGATTGGAGTCAACACTCTCGAAGAGGTTATCGGGTTGAGTTACGATAACTTCAAGCGCACCATCATCATTCCGCAAGGACAGTTTCAAGAGTTCCTGCAACTGGGCAACAGAGACCGCACACAGATGATGAAAGAGCTTTTTAACCTTCATAAGTTCGAGTTCTACTACCAGGTAGTTTCATTAGAAAGTAAAAACAACGACAGGAAGAAGTATGTTGAAGGTCAGCTTCAGCAACTGGAGTATGCCTGTCCCGAACAAGCAGTTAGGTACGAGTCGGAATTAAACGACCTGTCGGAAGCGATAGAAGAGCTTGATCGTAAACTGGGCGAAAGCATAAAGAATGAAGAGTCACTCCGAAATTTGCAGGAGTTGACCCAGAAAAAGGGAGAAGCAGAGATGGAGCACAAGCGCCTGTCGGATCAGGAACCCCTGTTTGTGGAGCTCGAAAAAAGAATCAACAGTTATGAACAGTGTGTTATACAGTTCAAATATTTGCTAGATTCACTTCGTGATTACCGGAAGAAAAAAGAGGATAGGAAAAAACAGATTAATGCTGACACTCAAAAGTTTAACGGAATAACCTCCGGTATTGATCTGCTGGAAAAACAGATTGGAAAGCTCCAGCCTGCCTACGAAAAGAGGGAACAGCTGAAAAAAAAGACAGAAGATTTAGTGCGCCTTCTACAGATGAAAGAGCTTGAGAAGAGCGTTGCGAATGAGGAATCCCGTTTAGAAAAAGGAACAAATATATTCGATGAGACAACCCGTAATGTTGAAAATCTGAGAACAGCAAAACAGCAGTTGGAGGTGGTCATTAAGGAAGGGCGAAACGCCCTTCCCGACCTTGCCCTCCTATCGGAAATAAGAGCATGGTATAACGAAAGAAACAGCCTCGGCAAACAAATGTCCGTAATTGATAAAGAGATTGAAAAATACGAAGAACAGGAAAAAGAGATCCGGGAGTCCAGAGCAAAGCTGCTGGCAGACCCACTGTTTGAACTGCTCCCGTCTGATGCCGGTTATACCGAATGCAGCTACCACCTTAAGGAGGCGACAGAGAAAGTTAAAGGGAAGCAGTACCTCCTGGGAGAACAGGAATCACATCTGCGGGTAAAGGAGCAGCTGAAGAGTTATGCCGAAGCCCTGAAGGAGGGATCCCCCTGCCCTATTTGCGGATCGCTCCATCACCCCGGAAAGTACAAGAGCGGGGATATAGACGAACAGTTCAAACAGATCACGGTAGAAAAACAACTGCTGGAGCAACAACTCAACCGGATTGCCTCGTTTGGCAAGCAGTTTGATCTGCTGGAAAGCAGGTATAAGCAGTCCAAGAGAGATCAGGAGGAGTGGCAAGGTAAAAGAGAGATCCTGCAGCAAACCGTTACCAACCATAACAGGCAGTTTGTGTGGGAGAAATACAAAGAAGAAGAAACGCTGGATACCGCTTTCAAGCGGGCAAAGCAACTTCGGGAGGAGCTCTCAAAGCATGAAGCAGCTCTGGCAGAGAAGGCCGCACAACTGGAAAAAGAGGAGAGCAACAGGGATCGTTTCAGGGAAGAACTTGAAAAGATAAGAACCTCTCTCACCATTCACCGCACAGAGCTAACCACCATCGGGCAGCAGTTAACACAGATCCGCCCCGGCGATTGGCGTGAAAGCTCTTCGGGAAGCATAGAGCGGGAGAAAGATGAATTACTGAAGGAGTACGTTCGGATAGAAAAAGAGTACACCGAAAGTAGCCTCCTTCTACAGGAACAGAAGCAGCGGAAAGAGGCACTGAGAGGGAGTATGGAGATCAATCTCAAGGAGCTGGCACAGGAGCAGTCGGTACTCACCAAGCTGCAGCACCAGCTGGATGAACAGCTTGAAAAATCGACTTTCGGATCCCTCGATGAAGTAGTTCAGATTCTGTCGGAACAGATAGATACTGAAGCTGAGAAGTTAAGGCTCAGCAACTTCAAAGATCATCTCCTGCGAAGCAATTCAGCGTTAGTACAACTTTTGAAAGATATTGGCGACAGGGAGTATAATCCAGATAGCCACCAAGCCATTCTGGCAGAGATCGTTACTCAACGGGATCAGATCAGGGAAAAAACCCAACTGAAAGGAGAAACCGCCCAGCAGCTCAAAAAGCTTCTGCAAGATTTAGAAAGTCAGGTGTTGCTCCGTGAAGAGTTAAACAAGCTCGAAGCAAGGGCTGAGAACGTTAAAACCATGAAGTCGCTTTTCAAGGCAAGCGGATTTGTTAACTACATCTCGTCTGTCTATCTGCAGAATCTCTGTAACGCAGCCAACGACCGTTTCTTTCGGCTCACCCGCCAGAGGCTGAGTCTTGAGATCACCCCCGACAACAATTTCCAGGTGCGCGACTTCATGAACGGCGGTAAGGTAAGGAATGTAAAGACTCTTTCCGGCGGCCAAACATTCCAGGCCTCCTTGTCGCTTGCGCTGGCATTGGCCGACAATATCCAGGAGATTACCCGGTCAAGCCAGAATTTTTTCTTTTTGGATGAAGGCTTTGGCTCATTAGACAAAGAGTCACTCGACATTGTGTTCGACACACTTAAGTCGCTACGAAGTGAGAACCGCATCGTAGGTGTTATCTCACACGTGGAAGAGATGCAACAGGAGATAGATGTACACCTTTACATTGAGAATCACCCAGATAAGGGCAGCGTCATTCATTCCAGCTGGGATCATGCATAG
- a CDS encoding helix-turn-helix domain-containing protein, translating into MEKQMVLCPISTTFSCKLLRDSEMMFISFFEMTDPSYGLFINSLKNVLNEKHQKCCKPYLLNIKPELNQFLEIINLIHDSKGLTNPEILKRMLNLIFYLYSANYSPEENSLFFSPLICSDYKFKNKVLLHHLKAKNVQELAKLCGYTYNTFNREFMKQFGSSPYKWMINERKKRILQNLEDPTVPLKSIAFTFHFSSPAHFARFCKENFGHSASEIRHKKIEGHCCPAENCRKGIC; encoded by the coding sequence ATGGAAAAACAAATGGTTTTGTGTCCAATTTCCACTACTTTTTCCTGTAAACTTCTACGGGATTCAGAAATGATGTTCATCAGTTTTTTTGAGATGACAGATCCGTCGTATGGGCTCTTTATTAATTCGTTGAAAAATGTTCTCAACGAAAAACATCAAAAATGCTGTAAGCCGTATCTGCTGAATATAAAACCGGAACTGAATCAATTTCTCGAAATAATAAACCTTATTCATGATTCCAAAGGGTTGACGAATCCTGAAATACTAAAACGAATGCTGAACTTAATATTCTATTTATATTCAGCTAATTATTCTCCAGAAGAGAATTCACTTTTTTTCTCTCCATTGATATGTAGTGACTACAAGTTTAAAAACAAGGTGTTGCTTCATCATCTCAAAGCAAAAAATGTGCAAGAGCTGGCCAAGTTATGTGGGTATACGTATAATACGTTTAATCGCGAATTTATGAAACAGTTTGGCTCGAGCCCCTACAAGTGGATGATAAATGAAAGAAAAAAAAGAATACTACAGAATTTAGAAGATCCTACAGTTCCTTTGAAATCCATTGCTTTTACCTTTCATTTTTCATCCCCTGCCCATTTTGCCAGGTTTTGTAAAGAGAACTTTGGCCATTCTGCTTCTGAAATTAGGCATAAAAAAATTGAGGGCCATTGTTGTCCTGCAGAAAATTGCCGAAAAGGGATCTGTTAA
- a CDS encoding DUF3868 domain-containing protein → MKNRSLPVSLFTFLISCMLPFQTKAQQNKGQLYIQEKEIIQKDNTLRIHLLIDAREIKVNSATALELIPELFDEELHTLALPKIVLNGRKRHRIEKRKQVFDVSHSSGQDVYTIIQPETDPAIIDYDVTTPYEGWMNASSLRVRQALCGCPGEREVLADNLLIENLLGEGKPDIAQREAPQEENVTLYLHFMEPGKEEKKARSEYGEAYLNFIVNKWDILYDYKDNAKKLNQVQDFFKRAQEDKDIVMDGISIIGYASPEGTYEHNMMLSQKRASSFANWIQSRFSFPYSLYSVEWYGEDWEKLIELVEKSYMPEKYQVVDIIRNIGVYEGRETRLMNLNGGRTYNYMLENMFPQLRRVYYRIDYTVRPFTVEEGKEIMKTKPQQMSVFELYSVANTYRRGSKEYNRAMQEAVEQFPQDPAAINNASAVALQEGRLGEAKALLDRTPESASRQNNLGVYYMLTGDWARAQAAFTKALNGGISDARHNLDIVARQLSLKKQREREETERKAIPYRIR, encoded by the coding sequence ATGAAAAATAGATCCTTGCCAGTTTCACTATTTACCTTTCTGATTTCTTGTATGCTGCCTTTTCAGACAAAAGCGCAACAAAACAAAGGACAACTTTATATTCAAGAAAAAGAAATTATTCAAAAGGATAACACGCTGCGTATTCATTTATTGATAGATGCGCGAGAGATTAAGGTGAATAGTGCCACTGCCCTGGAACTTATTCCTGAACTTTTCGATGAAGAGTTGCATACTTTAGCGTTACCGAAAATTGTTCTTAACGGCCGAAAAAGACACAGAATAGAAAAAAGAAAGCAAGTATTCGACGTGTCCCATAGCAGCGGGCAGGACGTATATACCATTATACAACCCGAAACAGATCCTGCAATAATTGACTATGACGTAACAACGCCTTACGAAGGATGGATGAATGCCTCCTCATTGCGTGTGCGCCAAGCCCTTTGCGGTTGTCCTGGCGAAAGAGAAGTGTTGGCTGATAATCTGCTGATTGAAAATCTACTGGGAGAGGGAAAACCCGATATTGCTCAACGGGAAGCGCCCCAAGAGGAAAATGTCACGCTATACCTCCATTTTATGGAGCCTGGCAAAGAAGAAAAAAAAGCGCGATCGGAGTACGGCGAAGCCTACCTTAATTTTATTGTCAACAAATGGGACATACTTTACGATTATAAAGACAATGCCAAAAAGCTTAATCAGGTACAAGATTTTTTCAAGCGGGCACAAGAAGACAAAGACATTGTGATGGACGGCATTTCCATCATCGGTTATGCATCTCCCGAAGGCACGTATGAACACAACATGATGCTCTCGCAAAAAAGAGCCAGCTCCTTTGCCAACTGGATACAATCGCGATTCAGTTTCCCATACAGTCTGTATAGTGTGGAATGGTACGGTGAAGACTGGGAGAAACTGATAGAGTTAGTAGAGAAAAGTTACATGCCCGAAAAATATCAGGTGGTGGATATCATTCGTAACATTGGCGTGTACGAAGGAAGGGAAACCAGATTGATGAATCTCAACGGCGGACGCACCTATAATTATATGCTGGAAAACATGTTTCCACAGTTACGCCGTGTGTATTACCGCATCGATTATACGGTACGCCCGTTTACAGTGGAAGAAGGCAAAGAGATTATGAAAACCAAACCGCAGCAAATGAGCGTATTCGAATTATACTCAGTGGCCAACACCTATCGGCGGGGATCAAAAGAATACAACCGGGCCATGCAAGAAGCAGTTGAGCAGTTTCCGCAAGATCCGGCAGCGATAAATAATGCCTCGGCAGTGGCGTTGCAGGAAGGGCGTTTGGGTGAAGCGAAAGCACTGTTGGATAGAACCCCCGAGTCGGCATCCAGACAAAACAACTTGGGAGTATATTATATGCTCACGGGTGATTGGGCACGTGCGCAGGCCGCTTTTACCAAAGCGCTTAACGGAGGTATATCGGATGCACGGCACAATCTGGATATTGTGGCACGCCAGCTATCGCTCAAGAAGCAGCGTGAACGCGAAGAAACCGAACGAAAAGCCATTCCCTATAGAATAAGGTAA